The proteins below come from a single Polynucleobacter necessarius genomic window:
- a CDS encoding ribonuclease catalytic domain-containing protein codes for MPIAQVNAFSIDNASTTEIDDALSVTELSNGDETGYRIGIHIAAPGLVITKDDALDQVARNRMSTVYFPGDKITMLPDSVIERFSLDEGGPRPALSIYVDIDADGNVQRESLQMRAELVSIAANLRLENIEHLVSEESLASVDMHYPFQKELAVLWRAAKHLHAGRQKKRVANGLRGEQLGVSDPNALARDFYFQIQEANQQDSKAQRVEIVPRQRGSILDTIVAEWMIFCDSASGQLLAEYGLPGLFRTQKGWGPLRTRMQTTPGPHEGLGLNYYAWCT; via the coding sequence TTGCCTATCGCACAGGTCAATGCATTTTCCATTGATAATGCAAGTACAACTGAGATCGACGATGCCTTATCTGTGACTGAACTGTCTAATGGCGATGAGACTGGGTACCGTATCGGCATTCATATTGCCGCACCAGGTTTGGTGATTACAAAAGATGATGCGCTCGACCAAGTTGCTCGCAATCGGATGTCTACCGTCTATTTTCCAGGCGACAAAATCACGATGCTGCCCGATTCTGTCATTGAACGGTTTTCTTTGGACGAGGGTGGCCCGAGACCAGCGCTATCAATTTATGTGGATATTGACGCTGATGGCAATGTTCAGCGAGAGAGTTTGCAAATGCGGGCAGAGCTAGTATCGATTGCGGCTAACCTACGCCTTGAAAATATTGAGCATTTAGTCAGCGAAGAGAGTTTGGCATCTGTAGATATGCATTACCCATTTCAGAAGGAATTAGCAGTCTTGTGGCGGGCGGCAAAACACCTGCATGCAGGTCGACAAAAGAAGCGGGTGGCTAATGGATTGCGTGGTGAGCAGCTCGGCGTTTCTGATCCGAATGCGTTGGCCCGAGATTTTTATTTCCAAATTCAAGAAGCGAATCAACAAGATTCCAAGGCGCAGCGCGTTGAAATTGTTCCCCGTCAACGCGGTTCTATTTTGGATACGATTGTTGCTGAGTGGATGATTTTCTGTGACAGCGCTTCAGGTCAATTACTCGCTGAGTATGGATTACCAGGCTTATTCAGAACGCAGAAGGGTTGGGGCCCTTTGCGGACTCGTATGCAAACAACCCCTGGACCACATGAAGGTTTAGGTTTGAACTATTACGCTTGGTGTACCTAG
- a CDS encoding class II aldolase/adducin family protein, whose translation MNTSPRDEGVVKYHAVHRNDPAPTHPLLNKLDQARTQLFDLGLVGVYLDGVGYGNVSVRHEAGCIISGTSTGATRILGATGYCYVSNFDIVANIVCTEGPIQASSEAMTHCAIYQANSAINCVLHIHNPQLWRKLLDRNGPSTSKEVTYGTPQMAQEVAVIVQGLANPCGLLAMAGHEDGIAAFGPTIDLALNQIQAVLT comes from the coding sequence ATGAATACATCACCCAGAGATGAGGGTGTCGTCAAGTATCATGCTGTCCATCGCAATGACCCTGCGCCCACTCACCCATTACTGAATAAGCTTGATCAAGCTCGAACTCAATTATTTGATCTTGGCCTGGTAGGTGTCTATCTGGATGGGGTTGGTTATGGTAATGTTTCTGTTAGACATGAAGCTGGCTGCATTATTTCGGGTACGAGCACTGGAGCCACGCGAATTTTAGGCGCAACTGGTTATTGTTATGTCAGTAACTTTGATATCGTAGCCAACATCGTCTGCACTGAAGGCCCAATCCAAGCTAGTAGCGAAGCGATGACGCATTGCGCAATTTATCAAGCTAACAGCGCAATTAATTGCGTTTTGCATATACACAATCCACAACTTTGGCGGAAACTACTCGATCGAAATGGCCCTTCAACTTCTAAAGAAGTTACATATGGGACACCTCAAATGGCCCAAGAAGTGGCTGTCATAGTTCAAGGGTTAGCCAATCCTTGTGGTCTTTTGGCGATGGCTGGACATGAGGACGGTATCGCTGCTTTTGGGCCGACTATTGATTTGGCGCTTAATCAAATACAAGCTGTTTTAACTTGA
- the corA gene encoding magnesium/cobalt transporter CorA, producing the protein MINLFVLQNGRLSQEQVENRNELLQYANPIWIDVVDPEEEELIWIKEAFGVLLPELDDLGDLEASARYFEADDGHLHIRTDFLLDEEEISRNVRVAFVLTKQVLFSIYDEDLPVFRLVRLRARLRPGSVSNAKDVLLDLYSTDAEYSADALEEVYENLEQAGKRVLQDDINDADAEQVLETIAKEEDTNGRIRRNVMDTRRALSFLMRSKLLSDEQQEEARQILRDIDSLENHTAFLFDKINFLMDATVGFINLNQSKIIKIFSVVSVALMPPTLLASVWGMNYKHMPELDAAWGYPMAIGAMIVSAIIPLWYFHHKGWMK; encoded by the coding sequence ATGATCAACTTGTTCGTCCTGCAAAATGGCCGCCTCTCCCAAGAGCAAGTGGAAAATCGCAATGAATTATTGCAATACGCTAATCCTATCTGGATTGACGTGGTTGATCCAGAGGAAGAAGAGCTGATTTGGATTAAAGAGGCATTTGGCGTTCTTTTACCTGAGTTGGATGACTTGGGTGACTTAGAGGCTTCCGCTCGGTATTTTGAGGCGGATGATGGTCATCTCCACATTCGTACTGATTTTCTATTGGATGAAGAAGAGATATCGCGCAACGTACGCGTAGCGTTTGTGCTGACCAAGCAAGTGCTCTTCTCAATCTATGACGAGGATTTACCGGTTTTCCGCTTGGTGCGTTTGCGCGCGCGTTTGCGTCCAGGTTCTGTTAGTAATGCTAAAGATGTGTTGCTGGATTTGTACTCCACAGATGCAGAGTACTCAGCTGATGCTTTGGAGGAGGTTTATGAAAACCTCGAGCAGGCAGGGAAACGCGTTTTGCAAGATGACATCAATGACGCCGATGCTGAGCAAGTTCTCGAGACAATTGCCAAAGAAGAAGATACCAATGGCCGTATTCGTCGCAATGTGATGGATACCCGCAGAGCCTTATCCTTCCTCATGCGCAGCAAATTGTTGTCAGATGAGCAACAAGAGGAAGCACGTCAAATTTTGCGAGACATTGACTCTCTAGAAAACCATACGGCATTCTTATTCGATAAGATCAACTTCTTGATGGATGCAACCGTTGGTTTTATTAACTTGAACCAATCGAAAATCATCAAGATCTTCTCGGTGGTATCGGTGGCCTTAATGCCGCCTACCTTGTTGGCAAGTGTGTGGGGTATGAATTACAAACATATGCCAGAGTTAGATGCTGCTTGGGGTTACCCAATGGCGATTGGCGCCATGATTGTTTCCGCAATCATTCCACTCTGGTACTTCCATCACAAAGGATGGATGAAATAA
- a CDS encoding energy transducer TonB: MLAKLDEQRAESGGRKSGEDQKIAPQLNSLEAELAKRLQVDGRQPRRKALTGANTKSVTFAHYFDAMRQKIETYGSTFFPRANGRPLYGSLVIVVSVDSQGRIAPNAQGKDGVSIGRSSGNPELDRQALAIVRALAPFGPFPLEMRNQLDVLDWISIFDFAREGADRLELKR; the protein is encoded by the coding sequence ATGCTGGCAAAGTTGGATGAGCAGCGCGCTGAATCGGGTGGTCGTAAAAGTGGCGAGGATCAAAAAATTGCTCCGCAACTCAATTCATTAGAGGCAGAGTTGGCAAAACGGTTGCAGGTGGATGGACGGCAACCTCGTCGAAAGGCGCTTACCGGAGCTAACACGAAATCCGTCACATTTGCCCATTATTTTGATGCCATGCGTCAAAAGATTGAAACTTATGGCAGTACTTTTTTTCCGCGTGCAAATGGCAGACCACTGTATGGCAGCTTGGTGATCGTGGTAAGCGTGGATTCCCAAGGGCGTATTGCTCCGAACGCTCAAGGTAAAGATGGCGTCTCAATTGGGCGCAGTTCTGGTAACCCTGAGTTAGATCGCCAGGCCTTGGCGATTGTTCGTGCCTTGGCACCATTTGGCCCATTCCCTTTAGAAATGCGCAATCAATTGGATGTGCTGGACTGGATCTCCATATTTGATTTTGCGAGAGAGGGGGCTGATCGTTTGGAGCTAAAGCGTTAA
- the pyrF gene encoding orotidine-5'-phosphate decarboxylase produces the protein MSSRSNTFYQQLQSAWASQGSMLCVGFDPDPKRLPTPPQGKPEGIFEFCREIADATADLVCAFKPQFAYFASQRAEAQLEKLIAHLKDKHPHIPVILDSKRGDIGSTADHYALEAFERYGADAITVNPYMGFDTIEPYLKHHGKGVIVLCRTSNPGGSDLQFLNVSPNGEPLYLHIAKLAATQWNRSGQIGLVVGATFPEEISKVRTIVGEMPLLIPGIGAQDGDIEATVKAGSIPGKPGTGMIINSSRAILYASTGNDFAQAARQVALATRDALRAAS, from the coding sequence ATGAGTTCTCGCTCAAATACCTTTTACCAGCAACTCCAGTCCGCATGGGCTTCCCAAGGGAGCATGCTGTGCGTGGGATTTGACCCGGACCCCAAGCGCTTGCCTACCCCCCCGCAAGGAAAACCAGAGGGAATTTTTGAGTTCTGCCGAGAGATCGCAGATGCCACGGCCGATTTGGTGTGCGCCTTCAAACCCCAGTTTGCCTATTTTGCCTCTCAAAGAGCAGAGGCTCAGCTTGAAAAGTTGATCGCGCACCTGAAAGATAAGCACCCACACATTCCAGTCATACTGGACTCCAAGCGCGGAGATATTGGCAGTACTGCCGATCACTACGCTTTGGAAGCGTTTGAGCGCTACGGTGCCGATGCCATCACCGTAAATCCCTACATGGGATTTGACACCATTGAGCCTTATCTCAAACACCATGGCAAGGGCGTGATTGTTTTATGTCGCACCTCCAACCCAGGCGGCTCGGATTTACAGTTCTTAAATGTTTCACCTAATGGCGAACCATTGTACCTCCATATTGCCAAACTGGCAGCAACCCAATGGAATCGGTCTGGTCAAATTGGTCTCGTTGTTGGTGCAACCTTCCCCGAAGAAATTTCCAAAGTACGCACTATTGTTGGAGAGATGCCCCTCCTTATTCCAGGAATTGGCGCCCAAGATGGCGACATTGAGGCCACGGTAAAAGCCGGCAGCATCCCTGGTAAACCCGGCACAGGAATGATCATTAATTCTTCAAGAGCGATTTTGTATGCCAGCACAGGAAATGATTTCGCACAGGCCGCAAGACAAGTAGCGCTAGCAACACGTGATGCCCTAAGGGCAGCAAGCTAA
- the fabG gene encoding 3-oxoacyl-ACP reductase FabG, with product MGNRLQDKVAIVTGAAKGIGFATAQRFAEEGAKVIVTDINLEAVTAAIARMANAEAYAMNVTDRASIQAVIDAVIQKHGRVDILNNAGITQDARLVKMTEAQFDAVIDVNLKGVFNCTQLVVPHMLEKGSGAIVNASSVMGLYGNFDQINYSATKFGVIGFTKTWSRELGPKGIRVNAVCPGFIATEMVKAMPENIFQDIEKRSWLGRLGTPEEMANVYLFLTSAEASYVNGVALEASGGISL from the coding sequence ATGGGTAATCGATTACAAGATAAAGTCGCCATTGTTACTGGCGCAGCAAAGGGGATCGGTTTTGCGACTGCGCAACGATTTGCTGAAGAAGGTGCAAAAGTGATTGTTACTGATATCAATCTTGAAGCCGTTACGGCTGCCATCGCCCGGATGGCTAATGCTGAAGCGTATGCCATGAATGTGACCGATCGGGCTAGTATTCAAGCGGTGATTGATGCGGTGATACAAAAACACGGACGCGTTGATATTTTGAACAATGCGGGTATTACACAAGATGCACGTTTGGTCAAGATGACGGAAGCGCAATTTGATGCGGTGATCGATGTGAACCTCAAGGGTGTTTTTAATTGCACGCAATTGGTTGTGCCGCACATGCTTGAAAAAGGATCAGGCGCAATTGTGAATGCTTCGAGCGTAATGGGTCTCTATGGTAATTTTGATCAGATCAACTACTCGGCAACGAAGTTTGGGGTGATTGGTTTTACCAAGACCTGGTCCCGTGAGTTGGGCCCAAAGGGTATCCGTGTTAATGCTGTGTGCCCTGGTTTTATTGCTACCGAAATGGTGAAGGCGATGCCAGAAAACATTTTTCAGGATATCGAGAAGCGGAGTTGGTTGGGGCGCTTAGGCACTCCAGAAGAAATGGCAAATGTGTATTTGTTTTTGACCAGCGCTGAAGCAAGCTACGTAAACGGTGTTGCATTAGAGGCTAGCGGCGGGATTTCGCTCTAA
- a CDS encoding CinA family protein, with translation MHILDTVKTLAEILLAKDWKMAAAESCTGGIVCASLTELAGSSEWFERGYITYSNQAKEECLGVPSTLIESHGAVSEQVAKAMAEGALSHSGANTAIAITGTAGPTGGSKNKPIGTVCFGWAIQNDAGENRVLTKTVFFNGDRQSIREQARLYILSEFAKLLED, from the coding sequence ATGCACATCCTCGACACTGTTAAAACCCTCGCCGAAATCTTGCTGGCCAAAGATTGGAAAATGGCTGCCGCTGAATCTTGCACAGGCGGTATAGTCTGCGCCTCACTGACCGAATTAGCCGGTTCAAGTGAGTGGTTTGAGCGTGGCTACATCACCTACAGCAATCAAGCAAAAGAAGAATGTCTGGGAGTCCCATCAACACTGATTGAATCGCATGGAGCTGTCAGCGAGCAGGTTGCCAAGGCCATGGCAGAGGGCGCTCTGAGTCATTCTGGAGCAAATACTGCTATTGCGATCACCGGAACCGCTGGACCTACCGGCGGATCAAAAAACAAACCCATCGGAACCGTTTGCTTTGGCTGGGCCATTCAAAATGATGCTGGCGAGAACCGTGTTCTGACAAAAACGGTATTTTTTAACGGGGATCGCCAATCGATTCGGGAGCAAGCCCGCCTTTATATTTTGAGCGAATTCGCGAAACTGCTCGAAGACTAG
- the mtnP gene encoding S-methyl-5'-thioadenosine phosphorylase → MAVKIGIIGGSGLDNPELFQNPQDAQVSNSWGRPSSPLKLGKIAGVDVALLGRHGREHTIPPTQVNYRANIQALKDIGCTHILATTAVGSLREEIGRGHLVIPDQFIDFTKQRKMTFHESFKPFEPIHAPMADPFDALLRNILINVCSEQQIIFHNTGTVITIEGPRFSTRAESKMFRLMGADIINMSVATEAALANEIGIPYAAIAMSTDYDCWREDEEPVSWDAILEVFKDNADKVTRLLLSAIPIIAKNSSAKNLIQSIRK, encoded by the coding sequence ATGGCTGTAAAAATTGGCATCATTGGGGGCAGTGGCCTTGATAACCCCGAGCTATTTCAAAATCCTCAAGATGCACAAGTGAGCAACTCTTGGGGGAGACCCTCTTCACCACTCAAACTTGGAAAAATTGCTGGCGTGGATGTAGCCTTGTTAGGACGACATGGCCGAGAACACACTATTCCTCCAACACAAGTCAATTATCGTGCCAATATTCAAGCCTTAAAAGATATTGGTTGCACTCATATATTGGCCACTACAGCCGTAGGATCTTTGCGTGAAGAAATTGGACGTGGGCATTTAGTGATTCCTGATCAATTCATCGACTTTACCAAGCAACGCAAGATGACTTTTCATGAATCGTTTAAACCATTTGAGCCCATTCACGCCCCTATGGCCGATCCCTTTGATGCCCTCCTTAGAAACATTTTGATCAACGTTTGCTCTGAACAGCAAATTATTTTTCACAATACTGGTACTGTAATCACTATTGAGGGCCCTCGTTTTTCTACACGCGCAGAATCTAAAATGTTCCGACTCATGGGGGCAGACATTATCAATATGTCGGTTGCAACTGAGGCTGCGCTTGCCAATGAAATAGGTATACCTTACGCTGCAATTGCGATGAGTACAGACTATGATTGCTGGAGGGAAGACGAAGAGCCAGTTAGCTGGGATGCAATTTTAGAAGTCTTTAAGGATAATGCTGATAAAGTTACCCGTCTCTTACTCTCAGCTATTCCCATCATCGCTAAAAATTCAAGCGCCAAAAATCTCATCCAATCGATAAGAAAGTAA
- a CDS encoding phosphatidylglycerophosphatase A, giving the protein MPNFKWMVQRPSRILAFGFGSGLSPMAPGTAGTLWAWAIFLIAQHFLSMNSALWAIGAGALLGCWICGLVSEELGKKDFGGIVWDEMIAFWLVLIFIMPASIWMQSWAFGLFRFFDAVKPGPIGWIDRYFKKQEDDKAQSSFSQMLWRGFGIMIDDVAAAILTLFGLALTQIAIAHLA; this is encoded by the coding sequence ATGCCTAACTTTAAATGGATGGTGCAACGGCCAAGTCGCATCCTCGCGTTTGGTTTTGGAAGTGGTCTTAGCCCCATGGCGCCTGGCACGGCAGGCACCCTTTGGGCGTGGGCAATCTTCTTGATAGCTCAACATTTCCTAAGCATGAACTCCGCACTGTGGGCTATTGGAGCTGGGGCGTTACTGGGTTGCTGGATTTGCGGACTAGTCAGCGAGGAGTTGGGCAAAAAAGATTTTGGCGGTATTGTTTGGGATGAAATGATTGCTTTTTGGTTAGTACTCATTTTCATCATGCCAGCGAGTATTTGGATGCAGTCATGGGCTTTTGGATTGTTTCGATTTTTTGATGCTGTGAAGCCTGGTCCAATTGGGTGGATTGATCGTTATTTTAAAAAACAAGAAGATGACAAAGCGCAGTCAAGCTTCTCGCAAATGCTGTGGCGAGGATTTGGCATCATGATTGATGATGTTGCTGCCGCTATATTGACCCTCTTTGGTTTAGCGCTCACTCAGATAGCAATCGCTCACCTTGCTTGA
- the aroE gene encoding shikimate dehydrogenase produces MSSHIFADLHIDPSLHKDVDVYAVAGNPIAHSKSPLIHQQFAEQAKQVMHYGRLQPELDDFANAAKRFFFAGGKGMNVTVPFKLDAQAFANQLTQRAQLAGAVNTLWVRDGKVYGDNTDGAGLVRDLLAQGIALQGSRILLLGAGGAARGVIGPLLEQSPKCLVIANRSHEKASELVKLFANLAASKEVALEFRSLADLEHTAKTPYPFDLVISATAAGLSDESPLSAAAVANIFTPSSFAYEMVYGKTTAFMQQALQRGARISDGLGMLVEQAADAFLLWRGSELAKHIDPRAVLAKLRN; encoded by the coding sequence ATGAGTTCTCATATCTTCGCCGATCTGCACATTGATCCCAGTCTTCATAAGGATGTGGATGTCTATGCGGTTGCTGGGAATCCGATTGCCCACAGTAAGTCACCACTGATTCATCAGCAGTTTGCTGAACAAGCAAAGCAAGTAATGCACTATGGCCGCTTACAGCCTGAATTGGATGATTTTGCCAATGCGGCCAAGCGATTCTTTTTTGCTGGCGGTAAAGGAATGAATGTCACAGTGCCATTCAAGTTAGATGCTCAGGCATTTGCAAACCAATTGACGCAACGCGCTCAATTAGCAGGTGCAGTCAATACGCTATGGGTTCGGGATGGCAAAGTCTATGGTGATAATACTGATGGCGCTGGTTTAGTAAGGGATCTTCTGGCACAAGGCATTGCGCTTCAGGGGTCTCGTATCCTTCTCTTGGGCGCGGGCGGAGCAGCCCGTGGGGTTATTGGCCCATTATTGGAGCAATCTCCCAAATGCTTAGTGATTGCGAATCGTTCCCATGAAAAGGCTAGTGAGCTTGTAAAGCTTTTTGCTAATTTAGCCGCCTCAAAAGAAGTTGCCCTGGAATTTCGTTCTTTAGCAGATCTAGAGCACACAGCAAAAACACCGTATCCATTTGACTTGGTAATCAGTGCCACTGCAGCAGGTTTATCAGACGAGTCGCCGTTAAGTGCCGCTGCTGTTGCAAATATCTTTACACCCAGTTCATTTGCATATGAAATGGTCTACGGTAAAACCACGGCATTTATGCAGCAAGCGCTACAGCGCGGGGCGCGAATTAGTGATGGTTTAGGGATGTTAGTTGAGCAGGCTGCAGATGCCTTTTTGCTCTGGCGCGGCAGTGAGCTTGCCAAACACATTGATCCACGTGCAGTCTTGGCAAAGCTACGCAATTAA
- the mtgA gene encoding monofunctional biosynthetic peptidoglycan transglycosylase — MRWIVYLVKCLLAGFVLMQAYFAIQISLWTTIDPQSTAFQRAERWRLCAWQWTCSAQSHWTPYDKISNNLKRAVLVSEDDIFFQHKGVRVEDMQKAWEKNQQQNQQKSGPKSKTPLRGGSTITQQLAKNLFLSSEQSYLRKGQELIITGLLELILTKQRLFEMYLNSVEWGEGVFGIGAAARHYYGVNPANLDREQSAALASALPAPKCFDKQQHYYCGSINYAARQDFILENMGRVALQPPVLQPKKAK, encoded by the coding sequence ATGCGTTGGATTGTCTACCTAGTCAAATGTTTGCTGGCAGGTTTTGTGCTCATGCAGGCGTACTTCGCCATTCAAATTAGCCTTTGGACCACCATAGATCCTCAGAGCACTGCTTTTCAGAGGGCGGAGCGCTGGCGTTTATGCGCCTGGCAGTGGACTTGCTCTGCGCAATCCCACTGGACGCCTTATGACAAGATTTCAAATAATCTCAAGCGGGCGGTTTTGGTCAGTGAAGACGACATCTTTTTTCAACACAAAGGCGTTCGCGTAGAGGATATGCAAAAAGCTTGGGAAAAGAATCAACAACAAAACCAACAAAAGTCAGGCCCAAAATCTAAAACCCCTCTGCGGGGTGGATCCACCATTACGCAACAGCTTGCTAAAAACCTCTTCTTATCATCGGAGCAAAGTTATTTGCGCAAAGGACAGGAGCTCATTATCACGGGGCTCCTAGAGCTCATTCTGACGAAGCAGCGCTTGTTTGAAATGTATCTGAATTCGGTTGAGTGGGGTGAAGGCGTCTTTGGAATTGGTGCTGCTGCTCGACACTACTACGGAGTGAATCCTGCAAATTTAGATCGAGAGCAGTCGGCTGCATTAGCGTCCGCATTACCAGCCCCAAAGTGTTTTGACAAACAACAGCACTATTACTGCGGGAGTATTAACTATGCTGCTCGCCAAGACTTCATATTGGAAAATATGGGTCGTGTTGCGCTGCAGCCGCCAGTCTTGCAGCCTAAAAAAGCGAAATAA
- a CDS encoding adenine phosphoribosyltransferase → MNLLDYLPGVPDFPKPGILFRDISPLLANPVAFYEAIQQLNQLADDFNYTHILGIEARGFIFSSALAHHAQKGLVLARKPNKLPQATHRQSYGLEYGNDSLEMQQSSLPAGAKVLILDDVLATGGTLIAAKKLLESAGFEVCGALTLLEIAGLNGATLLKEQGIESRTLLVA, encoded by the coding sequence ATGAATTTGTTAGATTACCTTCCTGGCGTACCCGACTTTCCTAAGCCTGGAATTTTGTTTCGCGATATTTCACCGTTGCTTGCAAACCCTGTTGCTTTTTATGAGGCAATCCAACAGTTAAATCAACTGGCTGATGATTTTAATTACACCCATATTCTTGGGATCGAAGCACGTGGTTTTATTTTTAGTTCGGCGCTTGCCCATCATGCACAAAAAGGCTTGGTATTGGCCCGCAAGCCAAATAAGTTGCCGCAGGCAACCCATCGTCAATCATATGGTTTAGAGTACGGCAACGATTCGTTAGAGATGCAACAGTCAAGCTTACCAGCTGGCGCCAAAGTACTCATTCTTGATGACGTCCTGGCAACTGGGGGCACCTTGATCGCCGCTAAAAAATTGCTAGAAAGTGCCGGATTCGAAGTCTGTGGTGCCCTGACCTTGCTGGAAATTGCCGGGCTAAATGGAGCGACACTCTTAAAAGAGCAGGGGATTGAAAGCCGCACATTACTTGTTGCCTAA